In a genomic window of Canis lupus dingo isolate Sandy chromosome 35, ASM325472v2, whole genome shotgun sequence:
- the BTN1A1 gene encoding butyrophilin subfamily 1 member A1 yields the protein MAVSPKSCLLFLTVFQLSKPDSARFDVIGPAEPVVAAVGADVELPCHLSPNVSAERMELRWFRGQAAAAVLVRRDGREQEAEQGAQYRGRASLVDADIAAGRVAVRLHRVRASDDGEYRCSFRQDASYEEASVHLQVAALGSDPYIRMEVQESGEVRLECTSVGWYPEPQIQWRTSEGEKFSSTSESRNPDEEGLFSVAASVVIRDPSMKNVTCYIQNLLLGQQKEVDISIPAPFFPRLTPWMVAVAVILMVLGLLTIGSIVCTWRLYKERSRHRKDEFSSKEKLLEELKWKKATLHRVDVTLDPDTAHPHLSLSEDSKSVRLEDSRQELPEKPERFDSWPCVLGCETFTSGRHFWEVEVGDRADWAVGVCRENVVKKGFDPMTPENGFWAVELYGNGYWALTPRRTPLPLVGPPRRVGIFLDYESGDISFYNMTDGSPIYAFSNASFSGPLQPFFCLWSCGKKPLTICPITDGPERVTVVVDAKDFTKEIPLSPMGQDSASGDTDTLHSKLIPTQPSQRAL from the exons ATGGCAGTTTCCCCAAAGTCGTGTCTACTCTTCCTCACTGTCTTCCAGCTGTCCAAGCCAGATTCGG CCCGCTTTGACGTGATTGGACCCGCGGAGCCCGTCGTGGCGGCGGTGGGGGCAGACGTGGAGCTGCCCTGCCACCTGTCCCCGAACGTGAGCGCCGAGCGCATGGAGCTGCGCTGGTTCCGCGGGCAGGCGGCGGCCGCGGTGCTGGTGCGCAGGGACGGGCGCGAGCAGGAGGCCGAGCAGGGGGCCCAGTACCGCGGCCGGGCCTCGCTCGTGGACGCCGACATCGCGGCCGGGCGCGTGGCCGTGAGGCTACACCGGGTGAGGGCCTCGGACGACGGCGAGTACCGCTGCTCCTTCCGGCAGGACGCAAGCTACGAGGAGGCCAGCGTGCACCTGCAGGTGGCCG CTCTGGGCTCCGATCCTTACATCCGTATGGAAGTTCAAGAAAGTGGAGAGGTCCGGCTGGAGTGTACCTCAGTAGGATGGTACCCAGAACCCCAGATACAGTGGAGAACTTCCGAGGGAGAAAAGTTTTCATCCACATCAGAGTCTAGGAATCCTGATGAAGAAGGCCTGTTCAGTGTGGCTGCTTCAGTGGTCATCAGAGACCCCTCCATGAAGAATGTAACCTGCTATATCCAGAACCTCCTTCTTGGCCAGCAGAAGGAAGTAGACATTTCGATACCAG CTCCCTTCTTCCCAAGATTGACTCCCTGGATGGTGGCAGTGGCTGTCATCCTGATGGTTCTGGGACTTCTCACAATTGGGTCCATAGTTTGTACTTGGAGACTATACAAAGAAAGATCTAGACACAGAAAGGATGAATTCAGCTCTAAGG agaaacTCCTGGAAGAGCTCA AATGGAAAAAGGCTACACTGCACAGAG TTGATGTGACTCTGGATCCAGACaccgcccacccccacctctctttGTCTGAGGATTCAAAGTCTGTCCGACTGGAAGATTCACGTCAAGAACTGCCTGAGAAACCAGAGAGATTTGACTCCTGGCCTTGTGTGTTAGGTTGTGAGACCTTCACGTCAGGGCGACATTTCTGGGAGGTAGAGGTGGGAGACAGGGCTGACTGGGCAGTCGGCGTATGTAGGGAGAATGTGGTGAAGAAAGGGTTTGACCCCATGACTCCTGAGAATGGGTTCTGGGCTGTGGAGTTGTATGGGAATGGGTACTGGGCCCTCACCCCACGGCGGACCCCTCTCCCATTGGTAGGACCCCCCCGTCGGGTGGGGATTTTCCTGGACTATGAATCAGGAGACATCTCCTTCTACAATATGACTGATGGGTCCCCTATTTATGCTTTCTCCAATGCCTCCTTCTCTGGTCCCCTCCAGCCTTTCTTCTGCCTGTGGTCCTGTGGTAAAAAGCCCCTGACCATCTGCCCAATCACTGATGGGCCTGAGAGAGTCACAGTGGTTGTTGATGCCAAGGACTTCACTAAGGAGATCCCGCTGTCCCCCATGGGGCAGGACTCTGCCTCTGGGGATACAGACACCCTCCATTCTAAGCTAatccccacccagcccagccaAAGGGCACTTTAA